One stretch of Sander lucioperca isolate FBNREF2018 chromosome 13, SLUC_FBN_1.2, whole genome shotgun sequence DNA includes these proteins:
- the LOC116056004 gene encoding core histone macro-H2A.1 isoform X5 has translation MSSRGGKKKSTKTSRSTKAGVIFPVGRMLRYIKRGLPKYRIGVGAPVYLAAVLEYLTAEILELAGNAARDNKKGRVTPRHILLAIANDEELNQLLKGVTIAAGGVLPNIHPELLAKKRGAKGKLETPVSPAPEKKPKPVKKSASKKMSGKKAGAKAKKQGEVSKAASADSTTEGSPVDSFTVLSTKSLFLGQKLNLIHSEVSNLAGFDVEGVINPTNAELELKDDLVASCQSRHFHRGERRCRSPDQLLPLCRW, from the exons ATGTCCAGCCGAGGAGGAAAGAAGAAGTCAACCAAGACATCCCGGTCTACCAAGGCCGGGGTCATCTTTCCTGTAGGACGCATGCTGCGCTACATCAAGAGGGGCCTGCCCAAATATCGCATTGGGGTGGGAGCACCCGTCTACCTGGCGGCTGTCCTTGAGTATCTTACTG CTGAGATTTTGGAGTTGGCAGGTAATGCAGCCAGAGACAATAAGAAGGGTCGCGTCACACCACGACACATCCTGCTGGCCATCGCCAACGATGAGGAGTTGAACCAG TTGCTGAAAGGTGTGACCATCGCAGCAGGTGGAGTCTTGCCCAATATCCATCCAGAGCTGCTGGCTAAGAAGAGAGGTGCAAAGGGAAAACTGGAGACACCCGTCTCACCCGCCCCAGAGAAGAAACCCAAGCCAGTCAAAAAATCAGCAAGCAAGAAAATGAGTGGGAAAAAAGCAGGAGCGAAGGCTAAG AAGCAGGGTGAGGTGAGCAAGGCGGCGTCAGCAGACAGCACCACAGAGGGATCTCCAGTTGACAGCTTCACCGTGCTCTCCACAAAGAGCCTCTTCCTGGGTCAAAAG CTCAACCTCATTCACAGCGAGGTCAGTAACTTGGCTGGCTTTGACGTGGAGGGGGTCATCAACCCCACCAATGCTGAACTTGAACTTAAAGATGATCTAG TTGCAAGTTGTCAGAGCCGACATTTCCATCGTGGAGAGCGACGCTGTCGTTCACCCGACCAACTCCTCCCTCTATGCAGGTGGTGA
- the LOC116056004 gene encoding core histone macro-H2A.1 isoform X4, whose translation MSSRGGKKKSTKTSRSTKAGVIFPVGRMLRYIKRGLPKYRIGVGAPVYLAAVLEYLTAEILELAGNAARDNKKGRVTPRHILLAIANDEELNQLLKGVTIAAGGVLPNIHPELLAKKRGAKGKLETPVSPAPEKKPKPVKKSASKKMSGKKAGAKAKKQGEVSKAASADSTTEGSPVDSFTVLSTKSLFLGQKLQVVRADISIVESDAVVHPTNSSLYAGGEVGSALEKKGGKEFTEALSELQKKNGPLEVAGAVLTAGFGLPAKYVIHCNSPGWGSDKCEEMLDKTVKNCLALADEKKLKSVAFPSIGSGRNGFPKQTAAQLILKAISTYFVATMSSTIKTVYFVLFDSESIGIYVQEMAKLETS comes from the exons ATGTCCAGCCGAGGAGGAAAGAAGAAGTCAACCAAGACATCCCGGTCTACCAAGGCCGGGGTCATCTTTCCTGTAGGACGCATGCTGCGCTACATCAAGAGGGGCCTGCCCAAATATCGCATTGGGGTGGGAGCACCCGTCTACCTGGCGGCTGTCCTTGAGTATCTTACTG CTGAGATTTTGGAGTTGGCAGGTAATGCAGCCAGAGACAATAAGAAGGGTCGCGTCACACCACGACACATCCTGCTGGCCATCGCCAACGATGAGGAGTTGAACCAG TTGCTGAAAGGTGTGACCATCGCAGCAGGTGGAGTCTTGCCCAATATCCATCCAGAGCTGCTGGCTAAGAAGAGAGGTGCAAAGGGAAAACTGGAGACACCCGTCTCACCCGCCCCAGAGAAGAAACCCAAGCCAGTCAAAAAATCAGCAAGCAAGAAAATGAGTGGGAAAAAAGCAGGAGCGAAGGCTAAG AAGCAGGGTGAGGTGAGCAAGGCGGCGTCAGCAGACAGCACCACAGAGGGATCTCCAGTTGACAGCTTCACCGTGCTCTCCACAAAGAGCCTCTTCCTGGGTCAAAAG TTGCAAGTTGTCAGAGCCGACATTTCCATCGTGGAGAGCGACGCTGTCGTTCACCCGACCAACTCCTCCCTCTATGCAGGTGGTGAAGTAG GCTCTGCTCTGGAAaagaagggagggaaggagTTCACTGAAGCGTTGTCGGAGTTGCAGAAGAAAAACGGCCCTCTGGAGGTGGCTGGCG CTGTGTTGACCGCCGGTTTCGGTCTGCCTGCTAAGTATGTCATCCACTGTAACAGTCCAGGCTGGGGCTCCGACAAGTGTGAGGAGATGTTGGACAAGACGGTGAAGAACTGCCTGGCTCTGGCGGATGAGAAGAAACTGAAGTCTGTGGCTTTCCCCTCCATTGGTAGCGGGAG GAATGGCTTCCCAAAGCAGACTGCAGCCCAGCTGATCCTTAAGGCCATCTCCACCTACTTTGTGGCCACCATGTCTTCCACCATCAAGACCGTCTACTTTGTGCTGTTTGACAGCGAGAGCATCGGGATCTACGTGCAGGAAATGGCTAAGCTGGAGACGAGCTAA
- the LOC116056004 gene encoding core histone macro-H2A.1 isoform X1 has product MSSRGGKKKSTKTSRSTKAGVIFPVGRMLRYIKRGLPKYRIGVGAPVYLAAVLEYLTAEILELAGNAARDNKKGRVTPRHILLAIANDEELNQLLKGVTIAAGGVLPNIHPELLAKKRGAKGKLETPVSPAPEKKPKPVKKSASKKMSGKKAGAKAKKQGEVSKAASADSTTEGSPVDSFTVLSTKSLFLGQKLNLIHSEVSNLAGFDVEGVINPTNAELELKDDLGGEVGSALEKKGGKEFTEALSELQKKNGPLEVAGAVLTAGFGLPAKYVIHCNSPGWGSDKCEEMLDKTVKNCLALADEKKLKSVAFPSIGSGRNGFPKQTAAQLILKAISTYFVATMSSTIKTVYFVLFDSESIGIYVQEMAKLETS; this is encoded by the exons ATGTCCAGCCGAGGAGGAAAGAAGAAGTCAACCAAGACATCCCGGTCTACCAAGGCCGGGGTCATCTTTCCTGTAGGACGCATGCTGCGCTACATCAAGAGGGGCCTGCCCAAATATCGCATTGGGGTGGGAGCACCCGTCTACCTGGCGGCTGTCCTTGAGTATCTTACTG CTGAGATTTTGGAGTTGGCAGGTAATGCAGCCAGAGACAATAAGAAGGGTCGCGTCACACCACGACACATCCTGCTGGCCATCGCCAACGATGAGGAGTTGAACCAG TTGCTGAAAGGTGTGACCATCGCAGCAGGTGGAGTCTTGCCCAATATCCATCCAGAGCTGCTGGCTAAGAAGAGAGGTGCAAAGGGAAAACTGGAGACACCCGTCTCACCCGCCCCAGAGAAGAAACCCAAGCCAGTCAAAAAATCAGCAAGCAAGAAAATGAGTGGGAAAAAAGCAGGAGCGAAGGCTAAG AAGCAGGGTGAGGTGAGCAAGGCGGCGTCAGCAGACAGCACCACAGAGGGATCTCCAGTTGACAGCTTCACCGTGCTCTCCACAAAGAGCCTCTTCCTGGGTCAAAAG CTCAACCTCATTCACAGCGAGGTCAGTAACTTGGCTGGCTTTGACGTGGAGGGGGTCATCAACCCCACCAATGCTGAACTTGAACTTAAAGATGATCTAG GTGGTGAAGTAG GCTCTGCTCTGGAAaagaagggagggaaggagTTCACTGAAGCGTTGTCGGAGTTGCAGAAGAAAAACGGCCCTCTGGAGGTGGCTGGCG CTGTGTTGACCGCCGGTTTCGGTCTGCCTGCTAAGTATGTCATCCACTGTAACAGTCCAGGCTGGGGCTCCGACAAGTGTGAGGAGATGTTGGACAAGACGGTGAAGAACTGCCTGGCTCTGGCGGATGAGAAGAAACTGAAGTCTGTGGCTTTCCCCTCCATTGGTAGCGGGAG GAATGGCTTCCCAAAGCAGACTGCAGCCCAGCTGATCCTTAAGGCCATCTCCACCTACTTTGTGGCCACCATGTCTTCCACCATCAAGACCGTCTACTTTGTGCTGTTTGACAGCGAGAGCATCGGGATCTACGTGCAGGAAATGGCTAAGCTGGAGACGAGCTAA
- the LOC116056004 gene encoding core histone macro-H2A.1 isoform X2 — translation MSSRGGKKKSTKTSRSTKAGVIFPVGRMLRYIKRGLPKYRIGVGAPVYLAAVLEYLTAEILELAGNAARDNKKGRVTPRHILLAIANDEELNQLLKGVTIAAGGVLPNIHPELLAKKRGAKGKLETPVSPAPEKKPKPVKKSASKKMSGKKAGAKAKQGEVSKAASADSTTEGSPVDSFTVLSTKSLFLGQKLNLIHSEVSNLAGFDVEGVINPTNAELELKDDLGGEVGSALEKKGGKEFTEALSELQKKNGPLEVAGAVLTAGFGLPAKYVIHCNSPGWGSDKCEEMLDKTVKNCLALADEKKLKSVAFPSIGSGRNGFPKQTAAQLILKAISTYFVATMSSTIKTVYFVLFDSESIGIYVQEMAKLETS, via the exons ATGTCCAGCCGAGGAGGAAAGAAGAAGTCAACCAAGACATCCCGGTCTACCAAGGCCGGGGTCATCTTTCCTGTAGGACGCATGCTGCGCTACATCAAGAGGGGCCTGCCCAAATATCGCATTGGGGTGGGAGCACCCGTCTACCTGGCGGCTGTCCTTGAGTATCTTACTG CTGAGATTTTGGAGTTGGCAGGTAATGCAGCCAGAGACAATAAGAAGGGTCGCGTCACACCACGACACATCCTGCTGGCCATCGCCAACGATGAGGAGTTGAACCAG TTGCTGAAAGGTGTGACCATCGCAGCAGGTGGAGTCTTGCCCAATATCCATCCAGAGCTGCTGGCTAAGAAGAGAGGTGCAAAGGGAAAACTGGAGACACCCGTCTCACCCGCCCCAGAGAAGAAACCCAAGCCAGTCAAAAAATCAGCAAGCAAGAAAATGAGTGGGAAAAAAGCAGGAGCGAAGGCTAAG CAGGGTGAGGTGAGCAAGGCGGCGTCAGCAGACAGCACCACAGAGGGATCTCCAGTTGACAGCTTCACCGTGCTCTCCACAAAGAGCCTCTTCCTGGGTCAAAAG CTCAACCTCATTCACAGCGAGGTCAGTAACTTGGCTGGCTTTGACGTGGAGGGGGTCATCAACCCCACCAATGCTGAACTTGAACTTAAAGATGATCTAG GTGGTGAAGTAG GCTCTGCTCTGGAAaagaagggagggaaggagTTCACTGAAGCGTTGTCGGAGTTGCAGAAGAAAAACGGCCCTCTGGAGGTGGCTGGCG CTGTGTTGACCGCCGGTTTCGGTCTGCCTGCTAAGTATGTCATCCACTGTAACAGTCCAGGCTGGGGCTCCGACAAGTGTGAGGAGATGTTGGACAAGACGGTGAAGAACTGCCTGGCTCTGGCGGATGAGAAGAAACTGAAGTCTGTGGCTTTCCCCTCCATTGGTAGCGGGAG GAATGGCTTCCCAAAGCAGACTGCAGCCCAGCTGATCCTTAAGGCCATCTCCACCTACTTTGTGGCCACCATGTCTTCCACCATCAAGACCGTCTACTTTGTGCTGTTTGACAGCGAGAGCATCGGGATCTACGTGCAGGAAATGGCTAAGCTGGAGACGAGCTAA
- the LOC116056004 gene encoding core histone macro-H2A.1 isoform X3, with amino-acid sequence MSSRGGKKKSTKTSRSTKAGVIFPVGRMLRYIKRGLPKYRIGVGAPVYLAAVLEYLTAEILELAGNAARDNKKGRVTPRHILLAIANDEELNQLLKGVTIAAGGVLPNIHPELLAKKRGAKGKLETPVSPAPEKKPKPVKKSASKKMSGKKAGAKAKKQGEVSKAASADSTTEGSPVDSFTVLSTKSLFLGQKLNLIHSEVSNLAGFDVEGVINPTNAELELKDDLGSALEKKGGKEFTEALSELQKKNGPLEVAGAVLTAGFGLPAKYVIHCNSPGWGSDKCEEMLDKTVKNCLALADEKKLKSVAFPSIGSGRNGFPKQTAAQLILKAISTYFVATMSSTIKTVYFVLFDSESIGIYVQEMAKLETS; translated from the exons ATGTCCAGCCGAGGAGGAAAGAAGAAGTCAACCAAGACATCCCGGTCTACCAAGGCCGGGGTCATCTTTCCTGTAGGACGCATGCTGCGCTACATCAAGAGGGGCCTGCCCAAATATCGCATTGGGGTGGGAGCACCCGTCTACCTGGCGGCTGTCCTTGAGTATCTTACTG CTGAGATTTTGGAGTTGGCAGGTAATGCAGCCAGAGACAATAAGAAGGGTCGCGTCACACCACGACACATCCTGCTGGCCATCGCCAACGATGAGGAGTTGAACCAG TTGCTGAAAGGTGTGACCATCGCAGCAGGTGGAGTCTTGCCCAATATCCATCCAGAGCTGCTGGCTAAGAAGAGAGGTGCAAAGGGAAAACTGGAGACACCCGTCTCACCCGCCCCAGAGAAGAAACCCAAGCCAGTCAAAAAATCAGCAAGCAAGAAAATGAGTGGGAAAAAAGCAGGAGCGAAGGCTAAG AAGCAGGGTGAGGTGAGCAAGGCGGCGTCAGCAGACAGCACCACAGAGGGATCTCCAGTTGACAGCTTCACCGTGCTCTCCACAAAGAGCCTCTTCCTGGGTCAAAAG CTCAACCTCATTCACAGCGAGGTCAGTAACTTGGCTGGCTTTGACGTGGAGGGGGTCATCAACCCCACCAATGCTGAACTTGAACTTAAAGATGATCTAG GCTCTGCTCTGGAAaagaagggagggaaggagTTCACTGAAGCGTTGTCGGAGTTGCAGAAGAAAAACGGCCCTCTGGAGGTGGCTGGCG CTGTGTTGACCGCCGGTTTCGGTCTGCCTGCTAAGTATGTCATCCACTGTAACAGTCCAGGCTGGGGCTCCGACAAGTGTGAGGAGATGTTGGACAAGACGGTGAAGAACTGCCTGGCTCTGGCGGATGAGAAGAAACTGAAGTCTGTGGCTTTCCCCTCCATTGGTAGCGGGAG GAATGGCTTCCCAAAGCAGACTGCAGCCCAGCTGATCCTTAAGGCCATCTCCACCTACTTTGTGGCCACCATGTCTTCCACCATCAAGACCGTCTACTTTGTGCTGTTTGACAGCGAGAGCATCGGGATCTACGTGCAGGAAATGGCTAAGCTGGAGACGAGCTAA